From the genome of Halorussus caseinilyticus, one region includes:
- a CDS encoding carbohydrate kinase family protein → MTDTNPDILVAGEALIDFLPDGPGPLSGVENFSRRAGGAPANVAVALARLDAVPWFWTRVGEDPFGDHLAETLASFGVPDRFVERDPAAKTALAFVSHDADADRAFTFYRDGTADTRVEPGGVPDEILDSVSWVYVGGVMLAADPGRTATLDLAERASERDCTVVFDPNARPELWDSDEEFATAVHEMLAYADVVKATPEDLAAAGFGSEDAEDESESPENLAASVVESGPHTVLLTLGGSGAFARSTDAAPWGSGAASHGGYEVESVADTTGAGDAFTAGALAAFATGTDREGGATTDPTDRSLSDLLGFANAVAAVTTTAPGAMTALPTREEVRQFRQ, encoded by the coding sequence ATGACCGACACCAACCCCGACATCCTCGTCGCTGGCGAAGCCCTGATAGACTTCTTGCCCGACGGCCCCGGCCCGCTTTCGGGCGTCGAGAACTTCTCGCGGCGCGCGGGCGGCGCGCCCGCCAACGTCGCGGTCGCGCTGGCGCGTCTCGACGCCGTACCGTGGTTCTGGACTCGCGTGGGCGAGGACCCCTTCGGCGACCATCTCGCGGAGACGCTCGCGTCGTTCGGTGTCCCCGACCGGTTCGTCGAGCGCGACCCCGCGGCCAAGACCGCGCTGGCGTTCGTCAGTCACGACGCGGACGCCGACCGCGCCTTTACCTTCTACCGCGACGGGACCGCCGACACGCGCGTCGAACCCGGCGGGGTCCCCGACGAAATCCTCGATTCGGTGTCGTGGGTCTACGTCGGCGGCGTGATGCTCGCGGCCGACCCCGGCCGGACGGCCACGCTGGACCTCGCCGAACGCGCTAGCGAGCGCGACTGCACCGTGGTCTTCGACCCCAACGCACGCCCGGAGCTGTGGGATTCCGACGAGGAGTTCGCCACAGCAGTCCACGAGATGCTGGCCTACGCCGACGTGGTGAAGGCCACGCCGGAAGACCTCGCCGCCGCCGGGTTCGGGAGCGAGGACGCGGAAGACGAGAGCGAGTCGCCCGAGAACCTCGCCGCGTCAGTCGTCGAGTCCGGGCCGCACACCGTCCTGCTCACGCTCGGCGGGTCGGGTGCGTTCGCGCGCTCGACCGACGCGGCTCCGTGGGGGTCGGGCGCGGCCTCCCACGGCGGCTACGAAGTCGAGTCGGTTGCGGACACGACCGGTGCAGGAGACGCCTTTACTGCCGGGGCGCTGGCCGCCTTCGCTACCGGCACGGACCGCGAGGGTGGAGCGACCACGGACCCGACCGACCGCTCGCTCTCGGACCTCCTCGGGTTCGCCAACGCGGTGGCGGCGGTCACGACGACTGCGCCGGGCGCGATGACGGCGTTGCCGACCCGCGAGGAGGTCCGGCAGTTCCGCCAGTGA
- a CDS encoding YgaP family membrane protein, translated as MALQRNVGGTDRIARAVVGIALVAVAVGAFLTARRGIGVAAALAGAGLLFNAVTRFCGVNALLGIDTCSRE; from the coding sequence ATGGCACTCCAACGGAACGTCGGCGGGACCGACCGCATCGCTCGCGCAGTCGTCGGAATCGCGCTGGTCGCAGTCGCAGTCGGCGCGTTTCTCACCGCGCGCCGGGGTATCGGCGTCGCCGCGGCGCTGGCGGGCGCGGGACTGCTGTTCAACGCCGTCACGCGGTTCTGCGGCGTGAACGCACTGCTCGGTATCGACACCTGTTCGCGGGAGTGA
- a CDS encoding phosphoenolpyruvate carboxykinase (ATP), producing the protein MSESGKSVQSLETALPDPAEADDVIYDPSLDRLREFSEHLETTTEFGSPSYVSDERSRNADKTKNAVDSEFGASDYARVEEAFEAAREREMVCVDRRMGRYDDHSYVCRLYVPKEYGRIALAWAKLFEPVEDEGDSRPDPDFVTVQVPDFEETAIRILPDEGVTAVLGSDYTGEAKKSFLRLFMYYAKKQGGLGLHAGSKRVRLADDSGDLQEVGQAFLGLSATGKSTLTAHGLWLDEESGEEATMLQDDVCALLPDGTIAGSEGNGLYVKTIGLDADEQPAMHAAVTDESAVLENVDVSDDGTVDFDSDRHTSNGRAVIEREQLSSAGEDIDLDSVDQVFFITRNPVMPPVAKLSPEEAAVAFMLGESIQTSAGDLSKAGESIRVVGTNPFIVGSKGEEGNRFRNLVADLDVDCFVINTGHLGADQKDIGVEESVTILREIARGTVSWRDDAATGLTVPSEVPGMDISAFDVAENVENLDEKLAKLRTERRTHLDTFEDLDDEIRDAVY; encoded by the coding sequence ATGTCAGAATCCGGGAAGTCAGTTCAATCGCTGGAGACAGCGCTTCCAGACCCGGCCGAAGCGGACGACGTAATATACGACCCGTCGCTGGACCGACTGCGCGAGTTCTCCGAGCATCTCGAAACCACCACGGAGTTCGGTTCGCCGTCGTACGTCAGCGACGAGCGGTCGCGCAACGCCGACAAGACGAAGAACGCGGTCGATTCGGAGTTCGGCGCGAGCGACTACGCCCGCGTCGAAGAGGCGTTCGAGGCGGCCCGCGAGCGAGAGATGGTGTGCGTGGACCGCCGGATGGGACGCTACGACGACCACTCGTACGTCTGTCGCCTCTACGTCCCCAAGGAGTACGGTCGCATCGCGCTGGCGTGGGCGAAACTCTTCGAGCCGGTGGAGGACGAAGGCGACTCCCGACCGGACCCGGACTTCGTGACGGTGCAGGTGCCCGACTTCGAAGAGACGGCCATCCGCATCCTACCCGACGAGGGCGTCACGGCCGTCCTCGGGAGCGACTACACCGGCGAGGCCAAAAAGTCGTTCCTCCGGTTGTTCATGTACTACGCCAAAAAGCAGGGCGGTCTCGGTCTCCACGCCGGGAGCAAACGGGTCCGACTGGCCGACGACTCCGGCGACCTTCAAGAGGTCGGACAGGCGTTCCTCGGCCTGTCGGCCACCGGCAAGTCCACCCTGACCGCGCACGGTCTCTGGTTGGACGAGGAGTCGGGCGAAGAGGCGACGATGCTTCAGGACGACGTGTGCGCCCTGCTCCCCGACGGGACGATTGCCGGGAGCGAGGGCAACGGTCTCTACGTCAAGACCATCGGACTCGACGCCGACGAGCAACCCGCGATGCACGCCGCCGTGACCGACGAGTCGGCCGTCCTCGAAAACGTGGACGTGTCCGACGACGGCACCGTGGACTTCGACAGCGACCGACACACCTCGAACGGCCGGGCGGTCATCGAACGCGAGCAACTCTCGTCGGCGGGCGAGGACATCGACCTCGACAGCGTGGACCAAGTGTTCTTCATCACCCGAAACCCGGTGATGCCGCCGGTGGCGAAACTCTCGCCCGAGGAGGCCGCCGTCGCGTTCATGCTCGGCGAGTCCATCCAGACCAGCGCGGGCGACCTCTCGAAGGCCGGGGAGTCCATCCGCGTGGTCGGTACCAACCCGTTCATCGTCGGGTCGAAAGGCGAGGAGGGCAACCGCTTCCGGAACCTCGTGGCCGACCTCGACGTGGACTGCTTCGTCATCAACACGGGCCACCTCGGGGCCGACCAGAAGGACATCGGCGTCGAGGAGTCGGTGACGATTCTGCGCGAAATCGCCCGCGGGACGGTCAGTTGGCGCGACGACGCCGCGACCGGTCTGACGGTGCCGAGCGAGGTGCCCGGCATGGACATCTCGGCGTTCGACGTGGCCGAGAACGTCGAGAATCTGGACGAGAAACTGGCGAAACTCCGGACCGAACGCCGGACCCACCTCGACACCTTCGAGGACTTGGACGACGAGATTCGGGACGCGGTGTACTGA
- a CDS encoding DUF4149 domain-containing protein, translating to MSFLETALTTVVDAALGIWLGSIVFFSFVGAPTTFDVLGDDAGRVVNAIFPKYYSFGAALGVVAVAAALVVGVGPYGGGLLAALALVGVALDLYARQVLIPKMEAAGDDAFAQYHKQSVALNGVTMLAVAVGLVVSNV from the coding sequence ATGAGCTTCCTCGAAACCGCTCTCACGACCGTCGTAGACGCCGCACTCGGAATCTGGCTCGGGAGCATCGTCTTCTTCTCGTTCGTCGGCGCGCCGACGACGTTCGACGTGTTGGGCGACGACGCGGGGCGGGTCGTCAACGCCATCTTCCCGAAGTACTACTCGTTCGGCGCGGCGCTCGGGGTCGTCGCGGTCGCCGCCGCGCTGGTCGTCGGCGTCGGTCCCTACGGCGGGGGTCTCCTCGCCGCGCTCGCGCTAGTCGGGGTCGCTCTCGACCTCTACGCCCGGCAGGTCCTCATCCCGAAGATGGAGGCGGCGGGCGACGATGCCTTCGCGCAGTACCACAAGCAGTCGGTCGCGCTCAACGGCGTGACGATGCTCGCCGTCGCCGTCGGACTGGTCGTCTCCAACGTTTGA
- a CDS encoding GIY-YIG nuclease family protein has translation MPKGTYTLLVELEGGATVEFGAAGERDLSAGWYAYTGSAFGTGGFARVERHRELAAGERDARHWHVDYLLGHPESRVAAVVKTGGADVECEVSRNVGRAAESVAGLGASDCDCDSHLQFAPAREALERDVRRAHESASE, from the coding sequence ATGCCAAAAGGAACCTATACATTGCTAGTGGAACTCGAAGGCGGCGCGACTGTCGAGTTCGGCGCGGCGGGCGAGCGTGACCTGTCGGCCGGGTGGTACGCCTACACCGGGAGCGCGTTCGGAACCGGCGGGTTCGCGCGCGTCGAGCGTCACCGCGAACTCGCCGCCGGGGAGCGAGACGCCCGCCACTGGCACGTCGATTACCTGCTGGGCCACCCCGAGAGTCGAGTCGCGGCGGTGGTGAAGACGGGGGGCGCGGACGTGGAGTGCGAAGTCAGTCGGAACGTCGGGCGAGCGGCCGAGTCCGTCGCCGGTCTCGGCGCGTCGGACTGCGACTGCGACTCCCACCTGCAGTTCGCTCCGGCGCGCGAGGCGCTGGAACGCGACGTTCGGCGGGCACACGAGTCGGCGAGCGAGTGA